The following proteins come from a genomic window of Sesamum indicum cultivar Zhongzhi No. 13 linkage group LG10, S_indicum_v1.0, whole genome shotgun sequence:
- the LOC105172570 gene encoding uncharacterized protein LOC105172570 has protein sequence MRRQWPCSKCGYACSSTWRSLHTSKPVICNTCRSKANKNKVAVSPPPDQAANDSHVSGNSVFDQISSSSASIIQENTTFTVSQIGMIFGNLPFEPNLAFPAMLQDHSQDQPMLKSKAAMEFQDHFYCRTSLKTSASVMEDGSIQIKQEYDCQQTLLEVGNVCIWDPNKVQRKKRSRLPQYTLSPLARFINQLQYHSPQYNPTVNFNFNFNDASASSQVAHDHDHDHGHPKYDDVLIYEKCKYVADNEIGLGAVMLSPPVSSLEEPESSDSTTYVSEEESSSTYDTSDDTSDSNCLIDVPIRSSASE, from the exons ATGAGAAGACAATGGCCCTGCTCGAAATGTGGATATGCAT gtTCGTCGACATGGAGAAGTCTGCATACATCAAAACCAGTGATCTGCAACACATGCAGATCAAAGGCGAATAAGAACAAGGTCGCGGTCAGTCCTCCTCCCGACCAGGCAGCAAACGATAGCCATGTATCAGGGAATTCAGTCTTTGATCAGATAAGTTCCTCCTCCGCCTCAATTATACAagaaaatacaacatttaCCGTCAGCCAAATCGGCATGATCTTCGGAAATCTACCCTTTGAGCCAAACCTAGCTTTTCCGGCAATGCTTCAAGACCATTCACAAGATCAACCCATGTTGAAATCCAAGGCTGCTATGGAATTTCAAGATCATTTTTACTGTCGAACGAGCTTGAAAACGTCGGCTTCTGTCATGGAGGATGGCAGCATTCAGATAAAGCAGGAATATg ATTGCCAACAGACACTGCTGGAAGTAGGAAACGTATGCATTTGGGACCCCAACAAAGttcaaaggaaaaagagaTCAAGGCTTCCCCAATACACTCTATCACCCCTAGCAAGATTCATCAATCAGCTCCAATACCATTCGCCACAGTATAATCCGACCGTCAACTTCAACTTCAACTTCAACGACGCATCTGCATCAAGTCAAGTTGCGcatgatcatgatcatgatcatgGTCATCCCAAGTACGATGACGTCTTGATCtatgaaaaatgcaagtatGTAGCCGACAACGAGATTGGCCTTGGAGCTGTGATGCTATCGCCTCCAGTCTCTTCTTTAGAGGAGCCAGAGTCGTCTGACTCCACAACATATGTGTCGGAAGAGGAGTCGTCTTCTACATACGATACGAGTGATGATACTAGCGACTCCAATTGCCTCATTGATGTTCCCATAAGAAGCAGTGCATCCGAGTAA